The proteins below come from a single Solea solea chromosome 6, fSolSol10.1, whole genome shotgun sequence genomic window:
- the si:dkey-183j2.10 gene encoding glutamate receptor U1, translated as MQTSGDKMLYGFFIFSFGIFMDVGLCTAVQTELRITTIMQEPYTISKGTHLEGFCMDLLSEVAKRVGFKYRVHLVKDSSYGRQDDTGNWNGMIGEVVRGEADLAIAPLTLTAARERVVGMTKPFMQTGISILLRKDFSEESGVFDFLTPFTAQTWVGILIAYVGTAAAIFIVARLSPCEWRQPQSEENRFSLLHSLWYTAGALTLQGAGPHPKALSGRVISCSLWLFTIVLLASYFSNLSSLKSPESSQLMVKGFEDLANQDTTEYGCLAGSSTLAFFKNSNNPVYRRIYEHMERSKSFVSSMDEGVRRVKEGNYAFIGESVSLDLAVARYCDLVRAHEVIGMRGYSIATTIGSPLIKNLSVAILQLSEAGELAYLQSKWWASSCTADRAKSSAVQLHDLRGMFLVLSLGVGLGALLAVLELTSKSRRTADVQRKSCCTVLTEELSLRLRSAGASTSSQENTDINKEKA; from the exons atgCAAACCAGCGGAGACAAGATGCTGTATGGattctttatattttcttttgggATTTTCATGGACGTGGGATTATGTACTGCAG TGCAAACAGAATTGAGAATCACAACTATAATG CAAGAGCCATATACAATTTCCAAGGGCACACACCTGGAGGGCTTCTGCATGGACCTGCTGTCTGAAGTGGCCAAGAGAGTGGGCTTCAAGTACAGAGTGCACCTGGTGAAAGACAGTTCATACGGCCGGCAGGATGACACCGGGAACTGGAATGGCATGATTGGAGAGGTCGTGAGAGGG GAGGCGGATCTTGCCATTGCGCCGCTAACTCTCACTGCAGCTCGGGAGAGAGTTGTGGGCATGACCAAACCGTTCATGCAAACGGGAATCAGCATCCTACTAAGGAAGGACTTCTCAGAGGAATCCGGCGTCTTTGATTTCCTGACCCCCTTTACGGCCCAGACTTGGGTTGGCATACTCATCGCCTATGTGGGGACCGCTGCGGCCATCTTCATAGTCGCCAG ACTCAGCCCGTGTGAGTGGCGCCAGCCTCAAAGTGAGGAGAACAGATTCAGCCTCCTCCACAGCCTGTGGTACACAGCTGGAGCTCTCACTCTGCAAG gtgctgGTCCTCACCCCAAAGCTCTGTCAGGGCGCGTCATTAGCTGCAGCTTGTGGCTGTTCACTATCGTCCTCCTGGCTTCTTACTTCTCCAACCTCAGCTCGTTGAAGAGCCCTGAATCCTCTCAGCTGATGGTGAAAGGGTTCGAAGACTTGGCCAATCAGGATACAACTGAGTATGGCTGCCTCGCTGGCTCATCCACCCTTGCCTTCTTCAAG AATTCAAACAACCCAGTGTATCGCAGAATCTATGAACACATGGAGAGAAGTAAAAGTTTTGTGTCGTCCATGGATGAGGGTGTCCGGCGTGTGAAAGAGGGCAACTACGCCTTCATCGGAGAGTCTGTCTCTCTGGACTTGGCAGTAGCACGGTACTGTGACCTGGTTAGAGCTCATGAAGTCATTGGCATGAGGGGCTACAGCATTGCTACCACTATTG GGTCTCCACTCATAAAGAACCTCAGTGTGGCAATCCTTCAGCTGAGTGAGGCTGGAGAGCTGGCTTATCTGCAAAGCAAGTGGTGGGCCAGCAGCTGCACGGCAGACAGGGCCAAGTCTTCGGCTGTGCAGCTGCATGACCTCAGAGGGATGTTCCTGGTTCTTTCCCTGGGTGTAGGGCTGGGAGCGCTGCTGGCTGTTCTGGAGCTCACCTCCAAGAGTCGCAGAACTGCAGACGTGCAAAGG AAATCCTGCTGCACTGTGCTGACTGAAGAACTGAGTCTGCGCTTGAGGTCCGCCGGTGCCAGCACATCCTCCCAGgaaaacactgacataaataaagaaaaggcaTAG